The genomic stretch TAGTGGTTCATCATATCTATGCTCGGTGACAGGGATTCGTCACGAGCTTTTGTATCGCCTGTCAGATGACTATGATTGATCGTGTTTATTACACCGTCGCTTTAGCCGTTCACAGTCTCTTATGTTAAAGTTTTACTATTGCATTATATTTGACAAGTATAATACAGATAGTGAAGGAAGTACAAGTCATAATATACAAATGATATTAATTGTGTTTGTGGCAAGCGTCCAACTTGTCTAATTAATGTGACAAACTCGTTTCAATAGAATGAGACGGATACACGTGAACTGTATAGTTATAACGACTGGTATTACTTCCTTTCAGTATTATAACGATTTGTACTCAATTATTTTTGCTCAGTCGCCTTTGAGTCAGCGCTGTTATCCGTATATTGAGAGCTTAGCAGCGGAAATTAACGCATTTACTTATGGCCTGCGGGTAACATATAGATCACTGCAATACTGTAAAACATGTTTCGGGTAATCGTATTATACATGTTAGGACTTATCGGGAAAACGCGCGCACCCGCACATTTATGAGCCGCTGAGCCTGGTGCAGCGGGTAGAGCCACCGTGCTACGGTTGTATCGATGTTGGTTCCAGACGCGCGTTCCCGTCTGGCGAGAAGGTGACGTACACGGGCGCGGAGGTGGTGTGCAGCAGCTGCGTGGCGGCGCCGCAGCGGCAGAcggcgcgcgccgcgccgccgcacgCGTCGCCCGCGTCCCCCGCGCCCGCCTCGCCCGCCTCGCTCGCCTCGCCGCCGCGCCAGCCCCACGCCCTCGACCAGAACGGTGAGCCCGCACTAGGTATGCACACACTTCCCTACTGACTACCGCCGCCGATGACGACACGGCGCCGCGGCTGAGGCCTACGGTGACTCCTCTCACCCTGTACACTGTACCAACGAAATATCTGTTGTACGCTCGTAGGCCCCGGCTGTGGCGCTGCGACGAACAGGTAGAGTTGAGCTGAAAGTAGGCGGAGAGACAGAACAGTGTTTGCGGACACCCGAGTGCCGCCTCGTCTCCGAGGGCATGGACGTCTGGGCTGTTAAATAATACGACCCACTTGTTCATACTTTGACTCAGACGTGTCTCTAAACACTGTCATAATTTGTGATggaaaaaaaaactcttttccTGGTGTGTGAAGAATCTTTGCTTGATGTGTAAATAACGCTAACTGCACTGCTGTAACGTTCACTATTGAGTCGCGTCAACTCGCGCGGTACTAACGTCATGTCACGCCAAACTTTCATGTTCACTCTCACCTCTGCACGATGCATGCTCTGATACCATCGCTCCTCAACTGACGACACGCCAACATCTTGTTTACTAACCGATTTAATGAAACAAATTCAAACACTTTTGCctaataactaagtaaatacCTACACGACCTTGTGTTTTCGTTGAGGAACGAGTGttgattaattgtttttaaatgatgACTTTTGTATTACTGTAATAACGTGGATGTCAGCACGCGAATGTCCGATAACATGTCAGAACGACTATGTATTGGAGTAAGTACGAAGACACGCGACGTGAGGCGTGACCTTCACCTTGTCTTGACAATGACTGTACTGTCTTCACTCACAACTCGCGCAGACAATCAACCagatttatatatatttaacattattaaactatcgcaacttgtacacataatacctAAAAAGTTACACTACGGGTTTTATGCGCTGTGAGTCGTTGTGCATCTTAGTGTCTGTTGTATCTATTTGATGGTATGTCGACCTTTTTACACACATAGTCTTAAATGGGACGAGAAAGTTCATCCAACTGGGGCACAGAGTGTTAAAACCACTTGCTCAATTACAACGACACTTGCCAaagtataaaacaatgaaacgAAACCTCGGCCCTGCCGCTCGGGAGTTAGGAGTCGAGCGTGAGGTTGATTAAAGGCGTGTGTACCTTGCGATACTGTTGTAGTGTACTAACTGTGTACAGTGCACTGTGCCGGCTCTGTCGTACAATATAATACGTGAGTTGTTGTTCGTGTTACAGAGTGTGCGGGCTGCGGCCAGGAGCTTTCCGAGGGACAAGCGCTAGTCGCACTAGACAGGTGAGTTACCACCTCCCCCCCTCAGCCGTCGCTCACCCCTCGCCGCTCGGTGGCACGTGACTGTGCGCGTTATTAACGAGGGTCGCGGACGAAAGGTCGACGGTCTCGTGCCTAATTGTCATCATTAATCGTTAAAGGTTGTTCAAAATAGCCGGCGGTCAGGTGATCTACTGCCTGAAAACTAAGTTCGACTCGTTTACGGCAAACGACGCTATATGATTTTAACGAAATGATAGCAAACAATTACTATGCAAACGTTATTTcaaagaaacaacaaaatcgTTATCTATCTTTTGAGTCATGTGATCTTTCCTGCGGGGATTCAGATCGCGCATGTTGGATGTTGTAACATTGTGTGTGGTGCTGCAGACAATGGCACACGTGGTGCTTCGCGTGCGGCGAGTGCGGCGCCGTGCTGCAGGGCGAGTACATGGGGCGCGAGGGCGTGCCGTACTGCGAGCGCGACTACCAGCGCCTGTACGGCGTGCGCTGCGCCTACTGCCAGCGGTACATCTCCGGCAAAGTGCTGCAGGTACCACGCCGCCGCACACCTCACACGTCTCCTTACTTCTCACTATCACATTCTTCTTTTCCGTCTTTATTTCCTCTTTCCATACTCCTTGCTACATTTTTTACTTGTCTCCCGCTCATATCGTCTTCTGATCGCCCTTCCATTTCAATTTATAGTCTCCCTCATTCGTTTAACTCATCTTGTCTCCTATTCTTGTGGTTCGGTTTTAATTTTCCATTTGTCTCGGTATCTCTTGATTATTTCACTAAAGTGCAGCATATTTGCATGCTTGTGCAGTAGCATGATAAGTAACACTCGTGGGAACCACTTCCACCACAATGATCTAATAATATCGTTTCAACGATAAcagttattgtaataatattatgttagctATAAATAGTGCGGTGGCGCATCTCTGACGTCACGCGGTGTGACGTCTCGCGGCGGGATCATCGCGACACGTCATCGACGTCACTACTATGCATCGTTCAGCAAATAATCGTATCGGGACCTCGCGTACCGCTCCCACTCGCCGCGCACTTATCGTCGGGAACAATGGTCATATGTTACACAGCACTCATTCGTATCAATCGCATAACGTAGTGTACGTTAAGGTCAGCGTTACGCGTTGGTATGTTTAATGAATTGACATTACATGAAGTATGCGTGTGTGCGGCAGGCGGGCGAGAACCACCACTTCCACCCGACGTGCGCGCGCTGCAGCAAGTGCGGGGACCCGTTCGGCGACGGCGAGGAGATGTTCCTGCAGGGCGCCGCCATCTGGCACCCGCGCTGCGGGCCCGCGCCGCTCGACCCGCACCTCGCCGCCGACCACGACGCGCTCGCGCACGACCGCGCCTCCGCCGACCTGCAGGTCAGCGCCCCGCCTCCCCTACTGCACTGCATCGCACCCTTACACGTATATACGTAGTATACGTGGTTAACATCTCAACATTATACTTAATGTTACATTAATACATTAGTCGGTGtaaaacatgaatattaaaaagtagaaCTTTCGACTTACTGACTGAGGATTtcccaaaaacaaattgaatatcAAAACTAGTCgttgtttaatgcattttactgtttattactatttatgttGTCCGTTTTgcttgtgttattttttattaattattatttcattctttttagttatttatgattttttattcacGCAAACTATCGCAAGCAGAACACGCTGCCTTCCGCAAACATTCACTGAACTGTTAGTGAAGGGATGATCGCGGAAGGATTCACTTGCAAGGATATTTGAGTcattatgatttatatattcCTGTAAGAGCCACACGGTCACCCGCCGCGCGTCGCACGTGACGTGTGTCGTGTGACGTGTGTCGTGTGAGGCGCGTGCGGTGACGTGTCATGTTGTTGTGTTCAGTTCTCGCTGCGGTCGCGCACGCCCAGCGTCAACGGCTCCTACTGCAGCCCCTACAGTAGCTTGACCAGGAAGGTCCGTCACActttaccttttattttattatttttttactttatttgaatgCGACACTTGTGTTCTTGAAACAATGTACACTTTTACAATGAAGTACTAAGTGGAAATTCAGAATGCTGTTTCAATGCctgtactatttttttttgtgccGTCCGGAATGATGTCGAGttcatttcaaattattaaaatatcgcGAATGGCAGATTTGATTGTACAGTATTGTATCAAGAACATGggtgtatgattttttttgagTTGACACATTTACACGTTTCAGTTTTATTTGAGAAACAATTATCATTTATAGTAATGTtcagtttatttacatttatatgtcGTAATGTATTATGTTATGTTGTACATATTTGTGGCACGCGGCGACCGAGCATGTGGATGTGTTGACTAACTGAGACGACGTCGACGACAACGTTATacttaacaattaattacattacCTCTCACCTGGTCCCGTGtagtttcagtaaaaaaatacatctttattGGTTTTTTTAAATCGATACGTGTAACGTATCGAGGGTAACTTCGACATCTTCTAAAGTTGTTATtattgatttgtattttttatgaataatgtaGTCTCGCGACTGTTCGTATATGATTATGACAAAGCGGTCGGCATGTAAGAATGCACGTGTGCGCAGTACGGGTACCGCGCCGTGTCGCCGGGGCTGGTGCTGCGCGAGTACCGCGACGCGGGCGCGTGCTCGCCGCACCGCATCACCACGTACTCGTACCTCACGAGCGAGCCCAACTACCTGCGCCGCCCGCTGCAGCCCTACGACCGCGCCACCACGTCGCCGCACTTCCACCGCCCGCCGTGTGAGTACCGCCGCGCTGTACTGTACAGTACGTGAGCCGCTgacactgacactgacactCCCCCCCCCCACAGCGGCGGGCGGCAGCAGCACGCGGGCCTCGTCGCGCGCCGGCAGCAAGGCGTCGTCGCGGCCCGGCATGCGCGTGCTGGTCGACTCCATCCGCAGCGAGACGCCGCGCCCCAAGTCGCCGCACATGAACAACGAGGTACGACACGCCCGATACCTAATTAcgataattatattcttttaattcTATTCTCGAGAATAATAAAGAGTTTTTGCGAGGCGACTGACCTCCCGTGGCCTCCGTCGACAGTGCTGTAGTGCGAACGAGCGGGCCCTAAAGCCGCGTGTGCGACCATGTTACAGGAGCCGATCGAGCTGTCCCACTACCCGGCCGCCTACAAGCCGCCGCCCGGCACCAAACCCAAGATAGAGCGGGACGACTTCCCCGCGCCGCCCTACCCCTACACAGACCCAGGTACACTCGCACGTATTACAACTTAATATTCGGTACGAGTTattcatgttttatattttatattatctccaagaaaactattataaatgtaGCGACAAACCGTACGACTAGCGACATCTATCgaatttaatgcaaaattaataaaaaaaagggaCGCCTTTATAAGGTAACGCCACCTGATCTTTTCGTTGATCGGCCACAGTAagcgatattttattataatgaagatTTTTATGTGTTAATTGTTTCGTTGAAGACCTTATTAAAATTGtcttcagattttttttaagtcgtATGCAATAAACAAGATATATTGATAAACGGTGATCGTGCCACGTTACAGAGCGTCGTCGGCGCTGGTCCGACACGTACAAGGGCATGGTGGACAGCGACGACGAGGCGGACGGCAAACTGAACGGCAAGGTCAACGGCAACGGCGACATCGACCCCAAGCTGCGCCGCGAGGAGCAGGAGCTCGCCAAGATCGAGACCGGCATCGCGCAGGTACACGCATACCTCACGACACACACGGCTCGTTCGATACACCGTTTCATTTATTGGGGCATCATTAGCTCACTGACGAGTCGCATCGAAAATTTCAGGTGTTTCTCAAAGAAGTAAAAGAACGAGAGAAACTTCAACAGTGGAAGAAACAAAACTTGGACCCTAGAAACGCGAGCAGGTACGTGCGCTCAGTGAGCCTACAGCTCCAGCGAGCGCCGCTAGTACATGACACGTGTGTGCACTGTGCAGGACCCCGTCGGCGTCGCGCGAGCCGCTGCCGCGCCTGCGCTACTCGTCGCCGCTGGGCGCGTCGCCGAGCCGCTCGCTGGAGGCGGCGCGCGACCACGAGCCCTACTACGAGCACACCAGCCACTCGCACATACCCACCTACAACGGTCAGCACCCACGCGTTTATATCCTTCCGTATTGATTATGATACGTCTATATTTAACTATAAGTCTAAAATGTCTTAATAATTGTGACGTCGTCGTCGTCGATCCCGCGCTCTCTTCGCGTCGTCGATGAATCGAATCATGTTACTACGTCGACGACTATTGATTTATAACATTGCGTTTAGACTGAGCGACGACGTCACAAAAAATACTCCTTTAActatataatgatattattacatTGGTTTTATGGGATATCACGTGATAATTAACCGTATAATGGAGCCGCTCACCGGTGGCGACGCCCGACTAACCGGCCTAGTATGTAACGGTACCCGGGAGCGCTCGGGAGATATAATGCCGACACCGCCGTGACCCTACCCTCGCGGACTAAACTAACTATTCTGATTACTTACTGACCGCTCCAGTTCACGACACACAACCGTCTTAACTTGTTAAGAATCatatttaactacaaaattTACTTAAACGAAACATATTTAACTActgcaaaaaatataactaaacttCGCAAAGTGAGCTGTGGTTTGTGAACTGTAGTGTGATCAATTCGCGTATGTGTATGAAGGACCCTGCGTAGTCGGTATACTTTGTATCGTAAACATTGAATGTGCGGTTAAGTTTGTGTGTAACGAGTGAACACGTACGTCATACAGCGTTACTCTAACACGATGAGTGGTACACGTCACGTTGTGTCTGTTACAGTACAAACGTACTTGTACTCCACCGAGGACGGTGAGTCGCTCGCTCACACTACTCTGCTCTAATACTACACGCCACACTCGACCACCACGTACCACCTAGCATCTTACGATatagacaataatatattagtacGTCACATTCGTGCGCAGTGCTGAGTGGCGTATGTTGTGGTGGAGTGTTGGCTAACAACACGACACATGAGTAGTATCACACAGTAACGCATCGCAAAGACGCCGCGTCTTTCATCACATACCGCAGTCCgcgctcacacacacacacacacacacacacacgtgcACGTGTGTGCACGACgaggtgtgtgtgtgtgcacggCACGTGTAGCGCGCGGGAGCAGCGGGCAGCAGGTGAGGGCCGCCAGTAACGCTTTGTGTATGTCTAATGTCACGCTTCTGCTTACCGCTGACGcatctatttatctatactaatactaatactaatgaATACTCCTGTTAAACACATCCCCTTCCTTTACAATGCTCAATTTACACttgttataacaaataaaaccagtcatatatttttttctaaagcaCAACTTTTTTTCACAAGTACTAGTGATTACTCATTTGAAAACAATATGTATACGTAATAATTATTCGCTACCAGTCCCCTTCTACTGCTGGCTACTTAAACACAGTTTGGACTACTTTATGTTGGATGTCGCTTCAGCTTACAGCGCATCGCTGTTGTGACACGCTATGTCTTGTGCTCGTAGTTATTACACCTCATTGGGTTACGTTCTACGCTTCGTACTGTTTTCGCTTTGTCTGTTATATACATTCCATGCAATGTTGCCAAGTAAATAATACTACGAATCACACCAATTTCTATTCAATAATTCTTTGTCAATTTGACGCCTAGTCACTTGTCGTTCATCGCGCGTACACCGACTGTGCTGTGTATATAAGCTCTCAAGACAACTTTGCATATGAACAACATGCTTGGCAAAATTGCTACTTATTTAAGTTAGGCTTgttaaatatatacctattcGGGTCGACATcttcggttcggcagtatttatcgataatattataatgtaacgggtcttaatcgcgattgaaaatcgTTAAGTATTTATCGAAtcacaaaaccgactcgaagcatTGCACTCGtttggcttgtgccgatcggaaAGTACGCTCGGGTCCGATCCGGGCACAACTCGGTTCAAACATTCAGGTGCGGCGATGCGCCTAAGCTACTTAATGTCGAACCGAATATtatatatgtgtagcaagccttacggTGGCTAAATATTAGTATGTACTTAGAAAGTTTACGCTTCGTACGGCTtcgttatttattacattaacatttcaataagtgtttattatttattatatttaagtttattacattatatttataagttttatgttagctttataattttataatgtatgtaGTATTATTACacatgtaggtatattatatgtattgtgATATCGGTACTAGTATTTGGTTATATGATATGTTGCGCCTCTATATGTGCATGAGGCATGTGTCGTGCGCGCGCAGCTCGGCCGCCAGGCGGGGCTGAGCGCGTGGTGtagcgtgtgtgtgtgtgtagtgGTGCACGGCGCGCCGCGGCCCGGCTCGGGGCTGCGCTCCAGCACGCTGCCCGCCGCGCTGTCCCGCCGCCAGCACGTGAGCGTGAGTACACTGAGTACGTAGGGAGGGAGGGTCGGTCGGTGACGCAGGTCGTGTGCTGTTGCAGTGGTGTCGTCGCTGCGGGCGGCGCCGCGGCCCGGCTACGGGCTGGCGCCGCGCTCGCACACGTTCTCGTCCAGCACGGCCGTGAGTATGCGCGCGGCGCCCCCCCCGCACGCCCCGCACACCCCGCACACCCCGCTCAACACGTCGGTAAATACGCCGCGGCCCCCCGCCCTGTATACATATACTGATGCTCCTGTGCCGCTGTCCGTGGAACCAGCGCGAGCGACCCGTGCCGCCGACGTTGACGGCCCCTCGTCAGTGCGGCGCTCGCCTTTATATACGATGTGATAGTTTGTGCAGCTACGAGTCGACGCTGGTTCCACTGATATCGTAGACGACTTGTTCTTTGATAGTCCAGAATCTTCTTTTATCGTTTCGAATCAATGCTGTACCCGATCTTTCTTATACTAAATGTTTCCTATTTGTAAAGTTACAGAGTGTTAAGTGTCACGGCTACGTGGCAAGTAGCCACTAAGGTCGCATATCCTTTCGCATGGGTATTGTTGAATATTAcgttttttacaattaattaattgattcaTATAAAGATACTTTTATTAAAGACAGATTTTAGTTACTTTGACGATTAAAATTGAAAGTAGTGTTGTAGTGTAGAGGATGAGTGTATCGTGTTAAGTATGATATTGTGTGTTATAGGGCGACTTCACATTCAGCGGGATGGGAGACAAGACGCATAGCACGGACTTCAGCAGCGGCAAGTCAGATAGTGAGTAGTAATTTACTGCAAAACTACACTGTACATTATACATTCAAAAGAAACAATCGTTAAATACGATATCTCCTGCATTTGTAACTATTACCGacacgatataataatatattattaaagtacataggtatataagtatttattttgtatatttattattaaaaaataattattactaaattgTATGTATTGCCATATTTATCTACTCGTATTCTGTAaggtatctgggggcacggaagtgcccccgcaagtcgagcaaaaaaaaagcggcacggccgtaacatccttttctcgaagcaattcgggctatttttgacacccctataatttcgtagtggataaaacaagaagcctggattttcagcaactaatcagtcattgtataaacacggtatatttaaaatttcagtcaatttgaaccagcagtttaagaatgacaacttgttaaaattttgaattttgtcactcactgattcactgactcactgactcaccgatcatcaaaagtctaaggtacttctagcagacttagaagcttaaaatttagaatacaaatagggtttagtgtcttaatcatgggaaaaattcaatattttctaatttcggtcaagttttctaaatacactaactgcaacaataactttgtaatcccatataaatgtataagattacaaggttaaatttgcagttaatgaattaaattattatttctgtagaaaataaaataaataggtgtaaatatgtatctactgtATGAgtcataacgggagggggtatagggtgggtaagggtgtttagtccatgaaactgaacaacattcccataggaaaatatgttgaattatgaaaaaaatacggctttccatacaaattggacttatgtttgctctattcgctctacaaaaagaagtgagatgccatcaaaaacattctgtaaaaacctcaagtctcgccgtaaaaagttgtgagatctatataataccaagtcgattaatctatttagtctctacttaaaggaccttctgtcttaagttattacgtatgttattatcatgccaatttaaaaaaaaatacctttaaaataaatagatcgacttggtcatcgcaagaaaacacaaattcgccattaacatttcaggagcattaacttctcgtcgtgctgtgtagtgtgatacatgctaataatcaaatcatgcgatggccaggtcggtctatttgttttagaggtattttttttaaattggcatgataataacatacgtaataacttaagacagaaggtcctttaagtagagactaaatagattaatcgacttggtattatatagatctcacaactttttacggcgagacttgaggtttttacagaatgtttttgatggcatattataTACTCGTAACAGCGACGTGCTGTATACCGATACTGAGTACATTGACGTAGGCGTTACGTAGTGTTGGACAATGTGTGTGAGTGTGGAGGGTGTGGGGAGTGGCTGTACTGACGGTTGTCGTTGTTGTGTTATGCGCTCGCGCAGTGCGGACGGACCTGTGCAGTAAGTAGCGCCGCCGGCTTGCGCCGCCAGCTTGCGCCACACGACATCCGCAATGTTCCGCAGTAGAGCAAACACACGACCATTGTTTATGTATCCTTGTGTCCTCGTACCTGTAGCGTTATATTTACTACTTACATGTTGCGCCTTTTGCCTCATTCAGTTTTATGTTTCGGTCGTTAGCGCGTCCCCGCCGACCGTTTCGTTCATGATGTATCGTGTCGAATCGCTTACAGAACGAGAACACGGTTCACTTTTAGTACGCAGTCGCACTCATGTCGCAGTCGGTATTTCTAGCACCCGCCTACCGCATCAATGATGTAACGATGACGTCATATTTGTTgtcgatttttataaatttacttcgtattttattactattattacattacattcaCTCGCATGAGCTTAGCTTCCGAATATGTATTTAGTTGGGTCAACTCACACCGTAAGAGCGGCGAAGGGCAGAGACTCGAAGCGCAGTATCAGTAATGTACTATGAAGTGTGCTCGTGCTGGGAGTCCTGCGACTTCTCGAGCACACTCCATAGTACACTGAAACTGCGCTTCGAGTCGAGTCGCTGCCCCTCGCCGCTCTTTCGGCGTGAGTGGACCCTAACGGTGTCAGAGGTCGCGGCCGATATTAATGCGTTGGGAATGTTTGCAGTTTCTGCCGGCTCAATAACCGACGTGGACAGGAGCGCCGTGGTGAGTGACTGCTCGAGTGTGGTGGTGAGGTGGTGAGGTGAGTGAGGCTGGCGCGGAGAGTGACGGTGTACGTGTTGCAGACCACGGACGGCGGCGTGGTGGTGCGCGGCGTGGCGCTGGGCGTGGGCGGGCGCCACACGAGCGCCAGCGGCGCCGGCatggcgggcggcggcggcgcgggctcCGTGCGGCGCTCGCTGCCCAACATGGCCACCAGCCACCTGCTGCACGAGCCCGCCAAGCTCTACCCCTACCACCTGCTGCTCATCACCAACTACCGCCTGCCGCCCGACGTCGACCGCCTCAACCTCGAGGTACGGCCCGGCCTAGTCTCTCTCCACCCCCCTCTCTCTGTGTGTCTCGTGTGAGCCTCGTGTTGTTGTTCCGCAGCGCCACCTGTCGGACGCGGAGTTCGAGGCGATCCTGCAGATCGGGCGGCAGGACTTCTACCGCCTGCCGCAGTGGCGCCGCAACGAGCTCAAGCGCCGCGCGAGACTGTTCTAAGGCGCCGCCTCGCACTCTCTGTACTGTATCGTACgttgttattatttgtaactTGAACTACACGTTACTTTATCCCTAgtgatgatattatattagcgttcacataataaaattatatattatgttagcGTGAGAGCGCGTACGTGCGTGTACCCGCACCGCGTGTGACCGCGTGTGACCGCGGCACGCACGCGCGCGCCTCGATGCCTTGTTTATATTGAGATATATACagatacttatataatattatatatattgtgATTTGTGTGGGCGCGTGGATTGATTTACTTTAGTGAGAACCAAATATATTACGATatgtaagataaatattttgagttaGGTTTTAAGTTGGGACATAGATAACTATATCGCTATGTAACGGTAGCTATAAGTGTAGCTTTTGTGGGTAGTGGacgattcttttatttttactaaagtgTAAGTGGAGCGAGGTGCGGCCCTTGAGTGGGCACCGCGGGAGTGCCGAGAGCGCACTCCTGCGATCAGAGCATAACTACTAAATATCATAATACTGTGGACACGCGCGTGCCGCACTGCCGCCTGCGCTCACCTAGTACATGTCGCGAGTGTCGTTGTGTGACTACTATCAATAAACAAATGAAGCATAATCACAGCTGCAGGCGCCGCGGGTCGCGCGCGCGCGTTTGTGCGAGTGTGTGTGTCGaatgcgtgtgtgtgtgtgtgtgtgtgcgtgtgtggtGTGAGGGTGCGCGTGCGCGCATGTGTGCGTTCGCGCACTCTCACACACTTCTATAATTACGtcgttgtttttaattttattctaggcagatattatttttggttgcaatatagataaaaattatattcgagtattgtatttttttttattgagcgTTTTGATGGCTTACGAGATAACATGTATAGTCAGTAAGGTTCGCGTAAGAG from Anticarsia gemmatalis isolate Benzon Research Colony breed Stoneville strain chromosome 24, ilAntGemm2 primary, whole genome shotgun sequence encodes the following:
- the Unc-115a gene encoding actin binding LIM protein Uncoordinated 115a isoform X8; amino-acid sequence: MRPKEETDTKLQTGTFILSEKIDDTKSKKSEKDMKKEIKRLEKEKQEREKREKKAREKEKEREKQAKKGKVVCAMCGGKCSGEVLRVSDKYFHTACFTCRTCTASLAKGGFFCKDGHYYCPHDYQRAFGTRCAACDQYVEGEVVSALGNTYHQKCFTCARCKRAFPSGEKVTYTGAEVVCSSCVAAPQRQTARAAPPHASPASPAPASPASLASPPRQPHALDQNGEPALECAGCGQELSEGQALVALDRQWHTWCFACGECGAVLQGEYMGREGVPYCERDYQRLYGVRCAYCQRYISGKVLQAGENHHFHPTCARCSKCGDPFGDGEEMFLQGAAIWHPRCGPAPLDPHLAADHDALAHDRASADLQFSLRSRTPSVNGSYCSPYSSLTRKYGYRAVSPGLVLREYRDAGACSPHRITTYSYLTSEPNYLRRPLQPYDRATTSPHFHRPPSAGGSSTRASSRAGSKASSRPGMRVLVDSIRSETPRPKSPHMNNEEPIELSHYPAAYKPPPGTKPKIERDDFPAPPYPYTDPERRRRWSDTYKGMVDSDDEADGKLNGKVNGNGDIDPKLRREEQELAKIETGIAQVFLKEVKEREKLQQWKKQNLDPRNASRTPSASREPLPRLRYSSPLGASPSRSLEAARDHEPYYEHTSHSHIPTYNVVSSLRAAPRPGYGLAPRSHTFSSSTAVSMRAAPPPHAPHTPHTPLNTSGDFTFSGMGDKTHSTDFSSGKSDMRTDLCSK
- the Unc-115a gene encoding actin binding LIM protein Uncoordinated 115a isoform X1, whose translation is MRPKEETDTKLQTGTFILSEKIDDTKSKKSEKDMKKEIKRLEKEKQEREKREKKAREKEKEREKQAKKGKVVCAMCGGKCSGEVLRVSDKYFHTACFTCRTCTASLAKGGFFCKDGHYYCPHDYQRAFGTRCAACDQYVEGEVVSALGNTYHQKCFTCARCKRAFPSGEKVTYTGAEVVCSSCVAAPQRQTARAAPPHASPASPAPASPASLASPPRQPHALDQNGEPALECAGCGQELSEGQALVALDRQWHTWCFACGECGAVLQGEYMGREGVPYCERDYQRLYGVRCAYCQRYISGKVLQAGENHHFHPTCARCSKCGDPFGDGEEMFLQGAAIWHPRCGPAPLDPHLAADHDALAHDRASADLQFSLRSRTPSVNGSYCSPYSSLTRKYGYRAVSPGLVLREYRDAGACSPHRITTYSYLTSEPNYLRRPLQPYDRATTSPHFHRPPSAGGSSTRASSRAGSKASSRPGMRVLVDSIRSETPRPKSPHMNNEEPIELSHYPAAYKPPPGTKPKIERDDFPAPPYPYTDPERRRRWSDTYKGMVDSDDEADGKLNGKVNGNGDIDPKLRREEQELAKIETGIAQVFLKEVKEREKLQQWKKQNLDPRNASRTPSASREPLPRLRYSSPLGASPSRSLEAARDHEPYYEHTSHSHIPTYNVVSSLRAAPRPGYGLAPRSHTFSSSTAVSMRAAPPPHAPHTPHTPLNTSGDFTFSGMGDKTHSTDFSSGKSDISAGSITDVDRSAVTTDGGVVVRGVALGVGGRHTSASGAGMAGGGGAGSVRRSLPNMATSHLLHEPAKLYPYHLLLITNYRLPPDVDRLNLERHLSDAEFEAILQIGRQDFYRLPQWRRNELKRRARLF
- the Unc-115a gene encoding actin binding LIM protein Uncoordinated 115a isoform X2 — protein: MRPKEETDTKLQTGTFILSEKIDDTKSKKSEKDMKKEIKRLEKEKQEREKREKKAREKEKEREKQAKKGKVVCAMCGGKCSGEVLRVSDKYFHTACFTCRTCTASLAKGGFFCKDGHYYCPHDYQRAFGTRCAACDQYVEGEVVSALGNTYHQKCFTCARCKRAFPSGEKVTYTGAEVVCSSCVAAPQRQTARAAPPHASPASPAPASPASLASPPRQPHALDQNECAGCGQELSEGQALVALDRQWHTWCFACGECGAVLQGEYMGREGVPYCERDYQRLYGVRCAYCQRYISGKVLQAGENHHFHPTCARCSKCGDPFGDGEEMFLQGAAIWHPRCGPAPLDPHLAADHDALAHDRASADLQFSLRSRTPSVNGSYCSPYSSLTRKYGYRAVSPGLVLREYRDAGACSPHRITTYSYLTSEPNYLRRPLQPYDRATTSPHFHRPPSAGGSSTRASSRAGSKASSRPGMRVLVDSIRSETPRPKSPHMNNEEPIELSHYPAAYKPPPGTKPKIERDDFPAPPYPYTDPERRRRWSDTYKGMVDSDDEADGKLNGKVNGNGDIDPKLRREEQELAKIETGIAQVFLKEVKEREKLQQWKKQNLDPRNASRTPSASREPLPRLRYSSPLGASPSRSLEAARDHEPYYEHTSHSHIPTYNVVSSLRAAPRPGYGLAPRSHTFSSSTAVSMRAAPPPHAPHTPHTPLNTSGDFTFSGMGDKTHSTDFSSGKSDISAGSITDVDRSAVTTDGGVVVRGVALGVGGRHTSASGAGMAGGGGAGSVRRSLPNMATSHLLHEPAKLYPYHLLLITNYRLPPDVDRLNLERHLSDAEFEAILQIGRQDFYRLPQWRRNELKRRARLF